In Planctomycetota bacterium, the sequence GTAATCAATGTCCCAAGAGAAAGTCATCGCGTCGGTGTCGAGCGTCAGCACGGCGTTGCCCGTGGGCAGCGTCTGGCCGGGATCAAAGTTCGCGCCCGGGTTGGTCTGCAGGCTGTCGAGCGGGACGGTAAAGGTCTGGGCCGACGCGACGCCCGCAGTCAGTGTGACGGCGGCGGCAGCGGGCAGGGCAAAGCGAAGTAAGTCGTGCATGGATTCTCCTTGAGAGAAAAATTGAGTGAGTATTGCGTGTCGGATGGGATTACGAAGTCCCTCGCCCGACGGATGTCGAAAATCCCGGTCGATGGAAGGTCAGGGAGAAAGCCCGTGCCAGCGCCGTGCATGTGCTGCAAATGTCCACCTATCCTCACCGCGTGTCTGAACCAACCGCCAAACCCCGCCTGCTCACCGGCGATACGCCCACCGGGCAACTTCACCTGGGCCACTGGGTCGGGTCGCTGGAAAACCGGCTGGCGATGCAGGAAACGCATGACTGCTTCTTCCTGATCGCCAACAAGCACGCATTCACCACGCGGGCCGACAAGCCGGAGGAGATCCGCCAGTCCGTGCTCGACGTCGCGACCGACTGGCTCGCGATCGGCATCGACCCGGACAAGTCGGCGATGTTCGTTCAGTCGGAGGTCCCCGCGATTGACGAACTGACGTTCTTCTTCGCGATGCTTTTGCCGTTCAACCGCGTGATGCGCAACCCGACGCTCGCGCAGGAGATCAAGGACAAGGGCCTGGGCGACAAGCACAGCTTCGGATTTCCGTTGTACGCGGTGGGGCAGTGTGCGGACATTCTCGCGTTTCGACCGGACGTGGTGCCGGTCGGCGAGGATCAGACGCCGCACTTGGAGATGACGCGCGAGGTCGCTCGCAAGTTCGATCAGCTCTACTGCGGCGTCGACAGTCACGCGGACGATGCCGACTACGCCAAACTCGGCGGTGTGCTGCCGGTGCCGCAGTTGAAGATCGGCCGCGTCGGTCGCCTGCCCGGCATCAACGGCCCCGTCGAGCCGGGCGGCCCGCTGCAGAAAATGTCCAAGTCGCTCAACAACGCGATCTACCTCGGCGACTCCGCCGATGAGCTTCAGGCCAAGGTCCGCAGCATGTACACCGATCCGGCCCGCCTGCGCAAGACCGACGCGGGCAATCCCGATCCCGACGCCAACCCGCTCTTCGCTTTCCTGCGCAGCTTCCATCCGGACCAAGCGTGGGTCGACGAACAGGCCGACGCCTACGCCAAGGGCGGCGACACCGCCCCCGGCGACATGCAGCTCAAGAAAGAGCTTGTCCAAGTCCTCGAAGCCGTCATCGCCCCGATCCGCGAGAAGCGTGCCCACTTCGAGCAACGCCCCGACGACGTGATGGACGCTCTCAAGTCCGGCACCGCGCGGGCCAACGCCGTCGCCGAGGAAACCCTTGCGTTGTGCAAAGCCGCGATGAAGCAGGACTTCTTCGAGCGGACGCTGACGATCAAGTAGCGCGGTATCCGTAGCCCGGTCGCCACGCAACCGAGCTACATCATTCGGTTTGATCATCCGGCTCCACGCTCGTGGGCATGATCGGCTCGAAGCCGCGGGGGGCGTTGTCCTCGGGGCCCATGCGGATCACGTCGAAGGATTTGATCAGCAGGTAGAGCAACTGCGAAAACGCGATGAGAAACAAGACACCGACGCCGAGCATGACGTAGCCGCCGATGTTGACGTCGCCGTCATCGACGAGGAGCACGTTGATCAAGCCGCCTGCGATGATCATGAGACAGCCCAACAGCAGGAGCGACGTCAACACCAGCCCGACGATCACCGC encodes:
- the trpS gene encoding tryptophan--tRNA ligase, which codes for MSEPTAKPRLLTGDTPTGQLHLGHWVGSLENRLAMQETHDCFFLIANKHAFTTRADKPEEIRQSVLDVATDWLAIGIDPDKSAMFVQSEVPAIDELTFFFAMLLPFNRVMRNPTLAQEIKDKGLGDKHSFGFPLYAVGQCADILAFRPDVVPVGEDQTPHLEMTREVARKFDQLYCGVDSHADDADYAKLGGVLPVPQLKIGRVGRLPGINGPVEPGGPLQKMSKSLNNAIYLGDSADELQAKVRSMYTDPARLRKTDAGNPDPDANPLFAFLRSFHPDQAWVDEQADAYAKGGDTAPGDMQLKKELVQVLEAVIAPIREKRAHFEQRPDDVMDALKSGTARANAVAEETLALCKAAMKQDFFERTLTIK